In Mytilus galloprovincialis chromosome 1, xbMytGall1.hap1.1, whole genome shotgun sequence, the following are encoded in one genomic region:
- the LOC143055339 gene encoding armadillo repeat-containing protein 7-like: MFSTKEQLDKRTGPYGIGRLSYLQSLVTEYQDTNSLESKQQVLANLANFAYDPVNYDYFRTLNVLDLFLDAIEETDDQLVEFAVGGICNCCLDKENKEYILKNNGVQLVIKCLSSSNEETVLSAITTLMYLTTPNSKTEICSVPVVECMLRFSQASNKRIGNLAEVFLQDYCTKQQKSEALKIQAQFSYQENTT, from the exons ATGTTTAGTACCAAGGAGCAGTTAGACAAAAGAACAGGACCTTATGGTATTGGAAGACTTAGTTATTTACAGTCGCTTGTCACAGAATATCAAGACACAAATAGCCTTG aatcaaaGCAGCAAGTGTTAGCAAACCTGGCCAACTTTGCATATGACCCAGTAAACTATGATTACTTCAGAACTTTGAATGTCCTTGATCTCTTTCTAG ATGCTATTGAGGAAACAGATGACCAACTGGTAGAATTTGCGGTGGGAGGTATATGTAATTGCTGTTTAG ATAAAGAGAACAAGGAATATATCCTGAAGAATAATGGTGTTCAATTGGTGATTAAATGCTTATCAAG ttcGAATGAAGAAACTGTATTGTCAGCTATTACAACACTGATGTATCTAACTACACCTAATTCTAAAACAG AAATATGCAGTGTACCCGTAGTGGAATGTATGCTGAGATTTAGTCAAGCTTCCAACAAAAGAATTGGCAATCTAGCTGAGGTATTTTTACAG GATTATTGTACCAAACAACAAAAAAGTGAAGCTCTGAAGATACAAGCACAATTCAGTTATCAAGAAAATACAACTTGA